Proteins co-encoded in one Actinomadura luteofluorescens genomic window:
- the ftsH gene encoding ATP-dependent zinc metalloprotease FtsH, whose translation MPDQRPAPQPDGTPNGTPPHAGAQRSGTAEPGRRQSVPPRSDPDQPWRAEGVPDRREKRPRGLRAGGWKPNRNNAVFWALLLAVFGLSYVSMHLTGQKERVTVPYTAFTQQVAAGNVKDVYTKGYQIQGQLKSKRPVPGHAEKTYSSFETLRPAFADDKIYTEMVAKGVEVEAKPVNEDRGLLANLLLSLLPTLLFVGLWIGVMVWLQRRMSGGGGLMGGFNRSPKPVAADDKRATFADVAGIDEVEAELSEIVDFLKDPGKYRRMGARVPRGVLLTGAPGTGKTLLARAVAGEADVPFYSAAASEFIEMVVGVGAARVRELFTEARKTAPSIIFIDEIDTIGRARGGGASMGGHDEREQTLNQILTEMDGFSGSEGVVVIAATNRPDILDPALMRPGRFDRQVAVSPPDLDGRVAILGVHTRDVPLAADADILSVARMTPGMTGAELANLVNEAALLAVKREKDAVDMDDFQTALEKVQLGTRRSLVMPFEERRRTSYHESGHGLLGMLQPGADPVRKITIVPHGRALGVTVSTPDDDRYAYDERYLRGRIIGALGGMAAEELVFGVITTGSESDLEQVTKIARGMVGRWGMSQKIGPLSILPADGSDPMGQYAAQGTLDAVDLEARRIVDECYAEALETLRTHRDKLDSLAAALLEAETLDESAAYAAAGVDRTIREVDLSKSHR comes from the coding sequence GTGCCGGACCAGCGACCCGCGCCACAGCCCGACGGGACACCGAACGGGACGCCGCCGCACGCCGGCGCGCAGCGCTCCGGCACGGCCGAGCCCGGCCGACGCCAGTCCGTGCCGCCCCGCAGCGACCCGGACCAGCCCTGGCGCGCCGAAGGCGTCCCCGACCGGCGGGAGAAGCGGCCGCGCGGCCTGCGCGCGGGCGGCTGGAAGCCGAACCGGAACAACGCGGTCTTCTGGGCGCTGCTGCTGGCCGTCTTCGGGCTGAGCTACGTCTCCATGCACCTCACCGGCCAGAAGGAGCGGGTGACGGTCCCCTACACGGCGTTCACCCAGCAGGTCGCCGCCGGGAACGTGAAGGACGTCTACACCAAGGGCTACCAGATCCAGGGCCAGCTGAAGAGCAAGCGGCCGGTGCCGGGGCACGCGGAGAAGACCTACTCCTCGTTCGAGACGCTGCGCCCCGCGTTCGCCGACGACAAGATCTACACCGAGATGGTGGCCAAGGGCGTCGAGGTCGAGGCCAAGCCGGTCAACGAGGACCGCGGCCTGCTCGCCAACCTGCTGCTGTCGCTGCTGCCGACCCTGCTGTTCGTCGGACTGTGGATCGGCGTGATGGTGTGGCTGCAGCGTCGCATGTCCGGCGGGGGCGGCCTCATGGGCGGCTTCAACCGCTCCCCCAAGCCCGTGGCCGCGGACGACAAGCGCGCCACGTTCGCCGACGTCGCCGGCATCGACGAGGTCGAGGCGGAGCTCAGCGAGATCGTCGACTTCCTCAAGGACCCCGGCAAGTACCGCCGGATGGGCGCCCGCGTCCCCCGCGGCGTGCTGCTGACCGGCGCGCCCGGCACCGGCAAGACGCTGCTCGCCCGCGCCGTCGCGGGCGAGGCCGACGTCCCGTTCTACTCCGCGGCCGCGTCGGAGTTCATCGAGATGGTCGTCGGCGTCGGCGCCGCCCGCGTCCGCGAACTGTTCACCGAGGCCCGCAAGACCGCCCCCTCGATCATCTTCATCGACGAGATCGACACCATCGGGCGGGCGCGCGGCGGCGGCGCCAGCATGGGCGGCCACGACGAGCGCGAGCAGACCCTCAACCAGATCCTCACCGAGATGGACGGCTTCTCCGGCTCGGAGGGCGTCGTCGTCATCGCGGCGACGAACCGTCCCGACATCCTGGACCCGGCCCTGATGCGCCCCGGCCGGTTCGACCGGCAGGTCGCGGTGTCCCCGCCCGACCTGGACGGGCGCGTCGCGATCCTCGGCGTCCACACCCGCGACGTCCCCCTCGCCGCCGACGCCGACATCCTCTCGGTGGCGAGGATGACGCCCGGGATGACCGGCGCCGAGCTCGCCAACCTGGTCAACGAGGCCGCCCTGCTCGCCGTCAAGCGCGAGAAGGACGCCGTGGACATGGACGACTTCCAGACCGCCCTGGAGAAGGTGCAGCTCGGCACCCGGCGCTCCCTGGTCATGCCGTTCGAGGAGCGCCGCCGAACGTCGTACCACGAGTCCGGGCACGGCCTGCTCGGCATGCTCCAGCCGGGCGCCGACCCCGTCCGCAAGATCACGATCGTGCCGCACGGCCGCGCGCTCGGCGTCACCGTCTCCACCCCCGACGACGACCGCTACGCCTACGACGAGCGCTACCTGCGCGGCCGTATCATCGGCGCGCTCGGCGGCATGGCCGCCGAGGAACTGGTCTTCGGCGTGATCACCACCGGCTCGGAGAGCGACCTGGAGCAGGTCACCAAGATCGCCCGCGGGATGGTGGGCCGCTGGGGCATGTCCCAGAAGATCGGCCCCCTGTCGATCCTCCCGGCGGACGGATCGGACCCGATGGGCCAGTACGCCGCCCAGGGCACCCTGGACGCCGTCGACCTGGAGGCCCGCCGGATCGTCGACGAGTGCTACGCCGAGGCCCTGGAGACCCTCCGCACCCACCGCGACAAGCTGGACTCCCTCGCCGCCGCCCTCCTGGAGGCCGAGACCCTCGACGAGTCCGCCGCATACGCCGCCGCCGGCGTGGACCGCACCATCCGCGAGGTGGACCTCTCCAAATCCCACCGCTGA
- a CDS encoding SCO6745 family protein → MDATFARDMWKVIEPLHAVTYFAEECRTANKDVGLKGFWMGYFGSRGAPLGRVSAGTIEATFFGFHPARVRRAIPDAWDFASPESILAARSDAAGRALRRVFPGIEDVAAEAAPLLQEVVTAADGSGRPLFAANRDLPVPEDPVEALWQATTSLREHRGDGHVALLTAEGLSGLEANVLVSALGVVPPDRFHESRGWSPEEWAEAAEALARRGLVAETEATEAGRALKARIEQRTDELAAAPYAVLADPRMLYESLLPATRALASEMPFPNPIGLPRPA, encoded by the coding sequence GTGGATGCGACTTTCGCGCGGGACATGTGGAAGGTCATAGAGCCGCTGCACGCGGTGACGTATTTCGCCGAGGAATGCCGGACGGCCAACAAGGACGTCGGTCTCAAGGGCTTCTGGATGGGCTACTTCGGGAGTCGCGGGGCCCCGCTCGGCCGGGTCTCCGCAGGGACGATCGAGGCGACCTTCTTCGGCTTCCACCCGGCCCGCGTACGGCGGGCGATCCCGGACGCGTGGGACTTCGCGTCCCCCGAGAGCATCCTCGCCGCCCGGAGCGACGCGGCAGGGCGTGCCCTTCGCAGGGTCTTTCCCGGCATCGAGGACGTTGCGGCAGAGGCGGCGCCGCTCTTGCAAGAGGTCGTGACGGCGGCGGACGGCTCCGGCCGCCCCTTGTTCGCCGCCAACCGTGATCTGCCCGTTCCAGAGGACCCGGTGGAAGCCCTCTGGCAGGCGACCACGTCCTTGCGCGAGCACCGCGGGGACGGGCACGTCGCCCTTCTCACCGCCGAGGGCCTGAGCGGCTTGGAAGCGAACGTCCTGGTGTCCGCCCTGGGCGTGGTGCCCCCGGATCGTTTCCATGAAAGCCGCGGCTGGTCGCCCGAGGAGTGGGCGGAGGCAGCCGAAGCCCTCGCCCGACGCGGCCTCGTCGCCGAGACAGAGGCGACAGAAGCCGGACGCGCTCTGAAAGCGCGGATCGAGCAGCGCACCGACGAACTGGCGGCAGCCCCCTACGCCGTCCTGGCCGACCCCCGCATGCTCTACGAGTCGCTCCTACCGGCCACCAGGGCCCTGGCGAGCGAGATGCCGTTCCCCAACCCCATAGGCCTTCCCAGACCCGCCTAA